One Chitinivorax sp. B DNA segment encodes these proteins:
- a CDS encoding methyl-accepting chemotaxis protein: protein MIKRAQTFGQKLAAGYAVMVVLTIIISVTAIYSLHSIVASKDHVIATNIQLSSLAQQLQIASWQRAAWIRGYLLEDDKRYLGQLKDAKRVFDEAVSDMRKLAISSEEQRLIDMVEQSSNQYESAVDFVIDEAHKQSKSDAILAEFNDKVQPPRKQLESQLDMLIKLESQLLAQSKQQANDTVSNIVSIVTTLAISTTVLALVIATILARTLGRQIGAAVGHVQSASAELQAAASQQAVGAKEQAGAMTEISTTISELVATSRQIADSAQRVAQIAEQTAQSARTGDETVEKGQESIIAIRRQMDLVVNHMLDLGRKSQEVGAVLDIVSELAEQTNILAINATIEATGAGEAGRRFAVVADEIRKLADRVASATKTIRTQIDEVRGAVNTTVMATESGAKAVDVGARQFTDVANAFKQIANMVTTTTDAAREIELSTKQQASGAEQVRVAVTDVAQATRESEASSSQTLQTASQLAGLSLELHQLIQPQAA, encoded by the coding sequence GGGCTCAGACTTTCGGTCAAAAACTGGCCGCCGGTTATGCCGTCATGGTGGTACTGACGATCATCATCAGTGTGACAGCCATCTATTCGTTACATTCAATCGTAGCGAGCAAGGACCATGTCATTGCCACCAATATTCAACTCTCCAGCCTGGCTCAGCAATTACAGATTGCATCATGGCAGCGCGCGGCATGGATACGTGGTTATCTGCTGGAAGACGACAAACGCTATCTTGGTCAACTCAAGGATGCGAAGCGCGTGTTTGACGAGGCTGTCTCAGACATGCGCAAACTGGCTATCAGCAGCGAAGAGCAGCGTCTGATCGACATGGTGGAACAATCATCCAATCAATATGAATCAGCCGTTGATTTCGTGATCGACGAAGCGCACAAGCAAAGCAAATCTGACGCCATATTGGCTGAATTCAACGATAAGGTGCAACCGCCACGCAAACAGCTGGAATCCCAACTTGACATGCTGATCAAGCTCGAATCACAACTGCTTGCACAAAGCAAACAACAAGCGAATGATACCGTCAGCAATATTGTATCAATTGTCACGACCCTGGCCATTTCCACCACTGTTCTGGCCCTGGTGATCGCCACGATCCTGGCCCGCACGCTGGGAAGGCAGATCGGCGCTGCAGTCGGCCATGTGCAAAGCGCTTCGGCAGAATTGCAGGCCGCAGCCAGCCAACAGGCCGTCGGGGCCAAAGAACAGGCTGGCGCCATGACAGAGATCTCGACCACCATCAGCGAACTGGTCGCAACCTCTCGGCAAATCGCCGACAGTGCCCAACGTGTCGCGCAAATAGCAGAGCAAACCGCACAGTCTGCGCGAACGGGTGATGAAACCGTTGAAAAAGGCCAGGAATCCATCATTGCCATCCGTCGACAGATGGACTTGGTGGTCAACCATATGTTGGATTTGGGCCGCAAATCGCAAGAAGTGGGTGCCGTGCTCGACATTGTGTCCGAGTTGGCTGAACAGACCAACATTCTTGCTATCAACGCCACCATTGAAGCAACCGGCGCCGGAGAAGCTGGCCGACGTTTTGCCGTGGTGGCCGATGAAATCCGTAAGCTGGCCGACCGCGTAGCCTCCGCCACCAAGACTATCCGTACACAGATCGATGAAGTACGCGGCGCAGTCAACACCACCGTCATGGCGACCGAAAGCGGTGCCAAAGCGGTCGATGTCGGTGCGCGGCAATTTACCGACGTCGCCAATGCCTTCAAGCAGATTGCCAACATGGTCACCACCACCACCGATGCCGCACGAGAGATTGAGCTATCCACCAAGCAACAGGCAAGTGGTGCTGAACAAGTCAGAGTAGCCGTCACCGATGTGGCCCAAGCCACGCGAGAAAGCGAAGCCAGTTCCAGTCAGACATTGCAAACCGCATCGCAGTTGGCTGGGCTCTCGCTTGAGTTGCATCAATTGATACAGCCACAGGCAGCCTGA